Below is a window of Stigmatopora nigra isolate UIUO_SnigA chromosome 3, RoL_Snig_1.1, whole genome shotgun sequence DNA.
tatttggcaaCTTATCGCCCACTGCTGGACTGGAATGCACGTTGCAGTGTTGTGCATAAACGGGACtgagttgattatttttatttgattttttaacaTTCTACTAATGCATAGAAACGAGTAAAAAACGTTTCTAGATTAGTTAAGAATATGGGTTGATTCATGCCatatttattattagtagtattattgttttcattattattattagtagtagtagtagttgtagtagtagtagtagttgtagtagtagtagtagtagttgtagtagtagtagtagttgtagtagtagtagtagttgtagtagtagtagtaattgttttagtggtagtattattagtagtagcagtattagtagtagtagtattattattagtagtagtattagtattattattagtagtagtagcagtattagtattattattaggagtagtagcagtattagtagtagtattagtagtagtattagtattattattagtagtagtattattagtagtattagtagtagtagtattattagtagtagtagtagtagtagtagtattaatattagtagtagtagtattagtagtagtagtagtatcagcatcattattatcatcattatcattattatcattatcattaatatcattattattaataataataacaatgttaAGTGTTCctttatttcattatatttatatgttatattattatgttttcATAAGGTAAacactggtatttttttttaaatccaaaaggTGATTCTTACCAATAGCAacataaaatgtacatttctttaaaatgaaataaatataattatcactaacatttgaaaatggattgaataAACACATCTGGCTCCGTTCACTTTTCATCAGTGTGTTTATTTTCAGTAGCTAACAAGATAGAGGACAACTCCTGAAACAAAAGGGACCCTTTCCAATAAATATTTGTGATTGATAGTTTAATTCTGAACACACAGAAATATATAAtacttcatacaaaaaaatatggctaCTGTTAGATGCGATGGAATGTTTCTGGATTTGTTCTTGACTTTTCTACTTGTAGGGCAAAGCGAAGGAAGTAAGAAAAAACTGATTGTTGCTAATTTGTAACTcataaaaaaagtagaaaaagagCAGGACATGTATGATGTGACATAGCAATCCACGGGTCAtttgaacaaatgttttttcattaaagCCTCACATATTAAAACTTTACAACAAGTGATATGAAAAATGTacaacattttcttgttttttttctgtttgtaacTTACATTATGGTTTACTGTACAACTGGAAAAAATACCTCCAAtgccttttttaattattttttttaattactttgcaTTTGGCTTGGCAGTGCAGCAGAAAACTGTCTCTGCTTTATTTgtactattcatttatttgtcattttgttttttacgtTAAAAATACATAACTTCTCTCCAAAGTGTCACCCTTggaaaaatgatccaaaaaactTCGTttttataaggaaaaaaaaaacattttttgaagtGTTGTGAAATGTCAAAACGGAGGACATTATGAGTGAAGGGGGCGGAGCTGGGGGCGGAGCTCGGGGCGGTAACATCCCTGCCtctacacaaacatatacagcAGATAACATCTACACTTGGACAACAATGTGACATAAACATGATCTTTCAGGTCAACTCATGACCAGTCCAACCAATCGCCACCTTTCACGCAAGGTGCGTCCCTTTCATTTGTCCGGTTATCATCGCCTGTGGTCTTTATAAATAAAGCTTCAGCGTTTAAATAAAACAGTGACAGACACATGGCGTACACACGGACAATTAAAAGATGTCCCAAACAAACGATTACAGAAACTCCCACTATTACGAACACCTCATCAGGCAAATTTGAGAAATTTGAAGACTTGACCATGTATTGAATAAAGAACTCCGGGTCTACTGGAAGAGATGCGGTGACACTGAGAACAAAAAGATAAGGACCGTTTCTCATGACTCATGCACGAGTATGACCTTGAGTTCTTGGGAAGTAATTCATGATCATGTACACAAAAAGTTCAGACAGTGCAAGAATAGGAGAATGATCTGCATGAGTATTGGAAAATAAATGGGTGCTAGAAGGCGACATAGCAGTCCATCTACAACCGATGCTCAAGTGACGATTTCTCCATTCCCAGAGAACGGCGAGAATATTTTGACGAAATGGAAGAGTATTCGGAAAATGTTTTACGATCCCTCAAGATCATGAGAACATACCCACAGACGAGAAGACATTAGGAAATGGCCAAGGTATCAATTCGCTAAGATAGCACGATAATAACATTTTGCGTCATACAGATAGGGCCTAAAGTATCAGCTGTTTTTGACTGTAAAacgaaaatttaaaaaaataccgatgttgaagaaaagggaaaatttAGGTAATTTCTCGAGATTGTTTTCTACTCCAATGTTAGAGAATCCCAAACAATTAAAGCCTAACTCATTACATAATATGACAGATGCCAAAAATATGTTGACGCCTCTTTTCCTCAGTAGTTatgtcaaattattttcattagatATCATTAAAAGAGCAATAAGTAAGACTAGTGGCCACATATGGTACTGCAACCAGAATCAATAAATTGTTTCTCACCCCATTTGGCTGATTAGATCATAATAGAGAATCAAGCTGCATTATTATTCCAATGTGTTAGTTCAATGACAAGCTAAAATATGCAAATCTTACATATGGCTCCTTTAATGCACAATATCGTGTGTTTTAAGTTGTGAGATTATTACACTAATGAGTGTGAACATGCTAAGATCAGGTACATGTAGTAatatctggagaaaaaaaacggaataaaaTTACCGTTTAGGCTTCTGGCCGTTACTCGTTCGTAAATTTGGGAGTGTCTGTAAACGCTGCTGTAACTTGGACGATACCCCCCGTCGACCCCATCGTGGCCTCCCATTTACAAGTGAGAGCCTATCCGTCTATAACAATGGACACCGGTTCTTCTTCGTATATAACATTCTAAAATGTGACACACTTCTTAAGTGCAACGCTGAAAAGCAACCTGGACTGATGCTTTTATTCTAAATGTCCTTGGAGGATTTTGGCTTAGAAAATGCTGACTTGGGAAAGGACCTGGGCATGAGCCTGGATCTGGGAGGGGTGTTGCGGTGGCGGTGGTGGAGGGTTCTGCTGCTGGGGGGCTGGTTGCGGGCTTCCGAGCGATGCCGAGCCTACCGAATGAGGCGTGCCGGGTGAGTGGTGCGGCGGGGAACACTGGGATTGGTGTTGTTGGAGGTGTTGcatctgctgctgctgcatttGCTGTTGCATTTGCATGTGCTGCATTTGcaagtgctgctgctgctgctgatgttgttgttgttgttgttggtgcatGTGGTGCTGTTGGAGCTGCTGCTGGAGATGGTGTTGGAAGTGCTGATGCtgcatctgctgctggatcTGCTGGTGGTGCATTTGCTGCTGCTGCATCTGATGGTGTTGGAGGTGCTGTTGCATTTGCTGCTGCATGCTatgttgctgttgctgctgctgcatgGGCGGGCTCATTTGCGAGCCGGCTCCAGAATGCGCCATGTTCCCGCCGGACCCCATCTGGCCGAGCATTTGCGGCATCACCGGGGACATGTTCTGGTGGGACACCGTGACCGAGGTGACGATTTGATTGCCTCCGAGTCTCATTTGCAGAGGTTTGGGCGCGATGGCTCTGGGTATGGCCTGCTGGAGGGCCTGGGCGGACGAGGGCATGGAGGGGTGCTGATTGAGTGGGGAAGGTAGCACCAGGCCTGGAGAGAGGCTGGTGGAAGCCAGGGTCTGCTGTACAGAACGGATTGTCTGTGCTTCAGCAGATTCCGCCGCAGCCTGAATACAAGGaaattcaatttaataaaaGGAACAGATCAATCATATGAGTGTCACAATACAATATTTGTTTCGGATTAAGAAAGCAATAGTTTACCTTGGATACTAGGCTAGCACGATATGCAGCCAAAGCCTTTAAGTACTCTTTTTTGGCAGCTTCGGTTTTGCTTTTGTACACCTGCAATATTACATAAGAGAATAGATCAATAAGTGAACAGATTTTAATGTCACAATAAACTAAAGCTGGACAATCTGGAGAAGAATCAAGACATCTGTGCTAGCTGTTGGACGTACCTGCTTCTGTTCCTCGCCTAGTCCGTCCCACATGGACGCCACTATCTTCGAAACTTCGCCAAACGTGGCGTTGGGGTTTTGACCCTTGATAGCAGCCTGTGTGTCTCGGAAGAACAGAGCGTATGCCGATACCGGTTTCTGAGGCTCATTGGgatccttcttctttttctttttgggcgTCTTGGGTTTTTTCGCGGGATCGATGGGTGCCGGTCTTTTCTCGCCAACCACCTGCACCAAAAATGACAGATCGGACTCAGACACATTTACTTATCGACGGAAATGCCTTGAATTTAGGCTTTTCAGTAGATATATGACTTATTCCTTACCCTGTTACCGTCGTCCTGCTCGTCTTCATTGATGGAGCTAGAGGGCGATGGTGTGGCGGACTTGCTGGCTGGAGGCGATGGCGAAGTGTGGGCAATGTTGTTTCCGCCCATGTTCAGGTTTAACTGTGTGTTGAGATGTGATTGGTTGATGGTGGTCAGCTGATTACGGGAGATCATCCCATTTGGGCCACTCATGTTGGCGATGGACTTCATGAGCATGGCTGGGTTAGCCGCGTATTGGCGGATATGAGCTGGTCCAACATTCTGGAAgagagaaaataacaaaaattattGTCTATATGGTAATGGGGGATGGGAGTGATTTCATTTTAAGTTGGATGATGTGTTGAGTTGGATCTTGTGATGCAGGTAGCTAGAGATTTTATATCTCTGTTCAAGAGAGGAAACGGGGTCAAGAATGGTGGATTATGTGGTGTCACCATAAAAACAAATCTTAAAGAATGACTTGGCTAGTAAGCCATGATAAATGATTGTGACTCAAATCAGTGATAGATCAGCCACTCCTTTCTTACTTGAAGGATTTTTGGATTGAAATCTGTAACAAAGCTGTTAAGTATGACAGAGACTCCTTATCATCCATGTGCTTTTTCATACCTTATATAAAATGAGGAACCACAGCTAATAATACAACTACTGACCAATGAAAACCATTTTCAACCCAATGATGCGTCTAATCCAACCCATCTTCATCTAGAAGAAgcaataaagtgaaaaatatccAATACTAAATTCAGTTTCTAGGATAAGACCAGCCAGTTTGTgtggaaaaaagtattttgctttttcttttgtaagCATTATGGGAAGCCATTGTTTTAGACTTCTAGTCAACCATAGTGTTGGAGAGTCTAgttaaatttgaaaacaaaaatgttatccAGTTTTTGGGATCTTTCAGAAATTCACTTGACATCTTTAATGGGCATTTAATCATTGAAAAGCCCTGGATGACCTGTTATTTCAcaccaaaaatgcattttaaaggcTTTGGCGAGTGTACTAAGAGGGACTTTGTTTTCTTGAAATGGACTTAAAGCAAAAATGTTTCTTAAGTTCAGGCAAAagaactgtttttttgtgaaaatctgGCGGGAGGAAAAAgccagttctttaacagatctAATATATAAATGAGTTTGTTCAAAGAGAATACGAGATCAAGAAATATCTTGAAAGTCTTTTTGCGGAGGACTAAAAACATGGAAGCCATGAATGAGAAGAAGATACAATCTGTTGTTGAAATATATCTTATTAAAGTCTTTATAGTTTAAGAATGGGAGAACCCAAGCTTGGAGTTTTATGAAAGAAATTGCAGATGATTAAAGTAGTATTTGAAACTAAACAACTGGCTTTTGAAAGAGTCTGTGAAAGGGTATAACAGGTTCTTGAAAATGCTGTGTGCAAGGTGCTTGTTTGCACAGGTTAGCATTGATTAGAGCTAGGTTGAAACCAACAGCCTTCCCCAAAGGGCTACCAGATCAGAGAGCTGAAATGGAAGAGAGGAGGAGATGTGAGTGCAACACAAAAAGGTGATTTGTTCCTTCTGGTTGAGTCCATCTGGTATTCAGCAGCACAAACTCAATCTCCCCCTTTATATCAACACATCATAAAACAACGCAAGATTTATTCAACTTGCCTGTCTTGCAGGAATATTGTAACACCTTTTAAGGAACATGAGAAATTGTTGTCACTTTGCCCTCATCATGAATACAATCTGTGGACTGATGGAAAGaatctatttatttacatgTGACAGGAAGATGCTATGggcgaaaaaaaatcaaagttttccttcaaatatttttaaaaatacacaaacatccCTGCGAGTGTATTTGCATATGCATCTCATTTccaattgtttttgttattactgAAAACATAACGGGTTGCCTTTTGAGCCATAAAAAAAGACGCATGCTGAGCTCATTAGTCGAGGCCATCTGCATGGCAATGATGCAAGCCGGGCAATGAGCCTTTGCGCCGTTTGTTTGGAATATTCTGATTATATCAGAATGGTccttaaacattattttcttttgtttgtgtgtgtgtgtgtgtttaatgcAAACCAACAGAGGGGAATCTAAAAAAATCTTCCTTAGACTgtttaaattgtttatttgcTTGTCTTGTTTAATCATCCGTAATATATTCATGATAAATAGAAAGCACTCTATTTTAGAAATAATCTGATTTTAATTAAGTGTTTAGTAATATTTTAcacaatgaaaataattaatgtCTGGATAATAAAGTCATTTTCCATTGTAAATTAAGGTAATTTTTCATTGTAAATTCACTATACTGTTCGGCAAAAATTAATTGGTAGGGATTTATttggttgggatttttttttaacatattttttatgttaaatcCTCCACATTCATTCGTTATTATTAAGTCAATGATAAAATGATTTTGGCGTAATAGCAGGATCCAATCTGTTGtctttgccagccaatcacaaggcactgAGAATGATAACTTCTAGTACAAGGTAGTTctattgaatattttaatattacaaaattGGCACCAATTGCATCGCATGCGTACTATTTGAATCACATTGAATACCAATGCAGGCTTCTGATTGGCATTCTTCGGAAATAAGTTCTTATCTCTGGTTCActatgagcaaaaaaaatggaatgaattaatcaataaatgtaaattcacTTTGTAACAATCCACAAATAACAGTGgcaaaagaagaaaagcaaCATTGTTTATTCTACGAGTTTCCGTTGCAAAATGAAAGCAATAAAATGAAAGTCATCTTTCTAGGTTTGGATGACACTTGTGGGATATTCCTCTGACCAAGATAtcaccaaaataaaatagacaacatacctgtcaactggtacgttctcgccgtaattggtacaactgaaagcccatttttatattggtacgctgtacacatgaaaatggtacgctaaacggtgattttgagaaaaaaaaataaattaaggcactttctagccatttttcaccatccgccattgtttcttcccggaaacgcatgtctgccaagtgatatatgtaccggcgcctctgattggctaaaaaaaaaagatcatgataaacatttcgttttgtaacactttcaccatgtgatttccgtttcctgttcccttgtttatgtttactttcattttcacttgttgttcgtgattttttacaaaaaagtaaagtggtaagattttccatgtatttatacatatatgtaagggcgaaaacaaaatttggtaagatcacaaatggttcgaggttgacaggtatgagacaATCAAAACTTGGTGTAGAGTTTATGAACTGTTGCTGTGTGTGCTAAGCTGTAAGAGAACTGAAAAGAATGTTAACAAGTTCAATTTCCATTCAATCAATGAGTAGAGCTCTTGGAAATGTTCTGTGGCAGCAGAGGGCTAAAAATCATCTATATGGTAATTATGGGTGGATGAATCCCCCAGTAACTTTTGCCAGCATGAAAGGTCACTCCTATTAAAGATAGTTTATCAGCACTCTGCACATATTTCTTTAGTAGACCTCTAAACggctacatatatacatatacatatatatatacatacatatatacacacacacacatatatatatatatatatatatatatatatatatatatatatatatatatatatatatatatatatatatatatatatatatatatatatatatatatatatatatatatatatataacatgtatatgtatatatattttttaatctcacCATTGAGTCAACTATTTTATATCtgtgaataattaaaaaatacaatacataacAGGAAAACAAATGATTGTTGCCTTGCTTGCTTGGTTAGTTGGTGAGTTAAAATCTTCCTATCATGAATAAATCAAGCTGGCAATGTAGCAGCTGTGCCTTGCGTCTGATAAAATTACAACACGATGCATTGCACGTGAATTTCATTATACATGCGTGAAAGGCATGGCTTTGCTCAGATACAACAGATGCAATGAAGGTGAAGAAAGAAAGAGTGACCGCGGACCGGTATAGCTCTTACTGTTTTCTTGAGGACTGGCTAATGGGTAGGGGGGCAACTTAAGGACAAAATTGTGTGGGGACGGGGTCGGTACACGAACAACACCCAAgacggcaacaaaaaaaaaaaaacacgtcccaagcataatagctattatttattattggatTTCATTGGATTGGGtatctttattcatcccattttcgggaaatttcgttgtcacagtagggAGGTTGTTGTCACAGTGtctccattattattattattatatcaacTGTTCTCATTTCAACTAGGAGGGCaagattaaaaatgttttgactCTGACAGCCCAGCACTAGGTGGCTCGCAGACTGGTACCGTTCCAAGAACCAGTGGTTTGGGACCACTATTCTAGGATACCTGCGTTCCTAATGAGATCAGCGGTTAACGTGGCCATACGTCATCCATTATGCAGGTCTGTCCACCATTTAAAGGCCTGTCTATCTCCAGAGTCACAAACCCTACCATACTACTCTAATAAGATGAGTGTATTTAGAAAAcctttaagacattttttttgcatttttttgtcaggaGGGCCACACCATTCAATCTCATAAATGAAGCCCCTTTAGCCTTTTTGTAAAAGCAATAATTTCCAGCCAATTTTCTGTATTGCTGTTCCGAATGAATGTCATTCTCTTGAATTACACCCGCCAACTCTCCACTCTTCCTAATCTTCCAGATGCATTATGgacatttaaacatttattgtGATTCTATGGTAAATCATAGAGTCAATCACACAGAAGGTCAGACCGAGACTTCATTATAAGTATTGCATGACTGCATGAATATCTATCATTTCTGACCAAGCCCACGTGTCACTTGGGCTCTTCGTCAAGGAAACC
It encodes the following:
- the tox3 gene encoding TOX high mobility group box family member 3, coding for MDVRFYPNAGGNAIPGEPGNLDFSHCLGYYNFNKFQNNNYMNMSEANGTLLTAGDTFHTPSLGDEEFEIPPITPPPEIESGLGLSDGDSPFHTMPDPPAHQRVSLIPQFPPQSLDLPSITISRNMMDQEAMALSNGQQLNVGPAHIRQYAANPAMLMKSIANMSGPNGMISRNQLTTINQSHLNTQLNLNMGGNNIAHTSPSPPASKSATPSPSSSINEDEQDDGNRVVGEKRPAPIDPAKKPKTPKKKKKKDPNEPQKPVSAYALFFRDTQAAIKGQNPNATFGEVSKIVASMWDGLGEEQKQVYKSKTEAAKKEYLKALAAYRASLVSKAAAESAEAQTIRSVQQTLASTSLSPGLVLPSPLNQHPSMPSSAQALQQAIPRAIAPKPLQMRLGGNQIVTSVTVSHQNMSPVMPQMLGQMGSGGNMAHSGAGSQMSPPMQQQQQQHSMQQQMQQHLQHHQMQQQQMHHQQIQQQMQHQHFQHHLQQQLQQHHMHQQQQQQHQQQQQHLQMQHMQMQQQMQQQQMQHLQQHQSQCSPPHHSPGTPHSVGSASLGSPQPAPQQQNPPPPPPQHPSQIQAHAQVLSQVSIF